Proteins found in one Tolumonas lignilytica genomic segment:
- a CDS encoding tyrosine-type recombinase/integrase, with protein sequence MLFEENNEYTVNDLITVEIEISTGRSLARSSLKKKKSKLNNLRTRPFRYNVRTERVVNFGDVPVHRLTQTNIELFISDLKTKLGYKNSTMIQYIDFLKIMLARAYKDRLLDIDIDLEEMSKKYKRKIDEETDPDPFTKTELSKLFPQPENISLEEAVFMIMVTTGMRVEEVMALSHEAIDTNNRQINVELAVVEGYYKKPKSKAGHRQLPLETLTEQAIDTLKNATSQRPAKRLDIQMSDPNKIRKEERHLIALNPKTSQFYCQDYDFRNAFKRLCKNRNVRYRGPSHLRHTYASHLLSNGVTIAEIASLLGHSNEEVTTRYAKWLPKLAAITNDIRRQQTLSDMFGCTPSIEVAPPQTLSEQEKELLNTYRQMQQSIPNGQKITLNFSKVA encoded by the coding sequence ATGCTATTTGAAGAAAATAATGAATACACTGTTAATGATTTAATCACTGTTGAAATTGAAATTTCAACAGGTCGCTCGCTTGCACGATCGTCTCTGAAGAAAAAAAAATCAAAGTTAAACAATTTACGCACACGGCCATTTCGCTACAACGTCAGAACTGAGCGTGTCGTGAATTTTGGGGATGTGCCTGTCCATCGGCTAACTCAAACCAACATCGAACTCTTCATTTCTGATCTGAAAACCAAACTCGGTTATAAAAACAGTACCATGATCCAATATATTGATTTTTTGAAGATAATGTTGGCGCGAGCTTACAAAGATCGATTACTCGATATTGATATCGATTTGGAAGAAATGTCGAAAAAATACAAACGAAAAATCGATGAAGAAACGGATCCCGACCCGTTCACGAAAACAGAACTAAGCAAACTATTTCCTCAGCCAGAAAATATTTCTTTAGAAGAAGCTGTTTTTATGATCATGGTAACGACAGGGATGCGTGTAGAAGAAGTCATGGCTCTGAGTCACGAAGCTATCGATACTAATAACCGTCAAATCAACGTTGAGTTAGCAGTCGTCGAAGGCTATTACAAGAAACCAAAATCAAAGGCAGGTCATCGTCAACTTCCGTTAGAAACCCTCACTGAACAAGCGATCGATACGCTCAAGAATGCGACGAGCCAACGGCCTGCGAAACGTTTAGATATTCAGATGTCTGATCCGAATAAAATCAGAAAAGAAGAAAGACACCTGATAGCTTTAAATCCTAAAACCAGCCAGTTTTACTGTCAGGATTATGATTTTAGAAACGCTTTCAAACGTCTGTGTAAAAATCGAAACGTTCGATATCGTGGCCCGTCCCATCTACGCCACACTTACGCATCACATTTGCTTTCAAATGGCGTCACGATTGCTGAGATTGCTTCGTTGCTTGGGCACAGTAATGAGGAAGTCACAACACGTTACGCGAAGTGGCTGCCCAAACTTGCAGCAATAACGAATGATATTCGACGCCAACAAACGTTATCAGACATGTTTGGCTGTACACCATCCATAGAGGTTGCGCCTCCTCAAACGCTATCTGAACAGGAAAAAGAACTACTAAATACATACAGACAAATGCAACAGAGTATTCCCAATGGCCAAAAAATAACGCTGAATTTCAGCAAAGTCGCATAA
- a CDS encoding site-specific integrase — MYLVKNALSNYYTRIALPKSLRDLGFPFSVRVSLETKSRKVAIDRNLKMAAHLRHLIDTLATSVSAHTFQKWILDAATQFRANAYCDIPSPQIVAPSITDETQTSGKALLPPQLSTGVRLAQSMTFDAALERFLASKQSEKIQQKSIGLLRLRISAFVKWAKKKKFTHVDQIEPRHAMDYRDQLLTTTFSSKTKTLYLSATKQFFSWCTTLQFCLVHPFQNIKFPHKKNVKKDENRRCRWKQSEAKKLFDYLMGRFRATDRPLKIQDYWVPLICLYMGLRPSEACQLSSKNVIEMNGIWVLNVDKADEESTLKTENAYRVVPIHQALLDHGFLEFVEQGKNRKQLFDDKPFGPDHDWSNNLVRRYTRHLTRAGFLGNPRPTVYGFRHTFIDELQQAQIPENIVSELVGHAKPGFTYSHYGKNINVPLLQSTVNTFPYDFLDWSKLDSHR, encoded by the coding sequence ATGTATTTAGTCAAAAACGCACTAAGCAATTACTATACGAGAATTGCACTGCCCAAATCACTCCGTGATTTGGGCTTTCCCTTTTCCGTAAGAGTCTCTCTTGAGACAAAGTCCAGAAAGGTTGCCATCGACAGAAACCTGAAAATGGCAGCACATCTTCGTCATCTGATTGATACTCTTGCAACGTCAGTCTCTGCGCATACCTTCCAAAAATGGATCCTTGATGCTGCAACCCAATTCCGGGCAAATGCTTACTGTGACATTCCCTCACCCCAGATCGTCGCGCCAAGCATAACTGATGAAACTCAGACTAGTGGTAAAGCTCTACTACCACCTCAGCTTTCAACTGGTGTTAGACTCGCGCAGAGCATGACGTTTGATGCTGCGCTCGAACGATTCCTTGCATCGAAGCAAAGTGAAAAAATTCAGCAAAAATCGATAGGCTTATTGCGCTTACGGATCTCCGCATTCGTCAAGTGGGCAAAAAAGAAAAAATTTACTCATGTTGATCAGATCGAACCTCGCCATGCCATGGATTATCGAGACCAACTGTTAACAACAACATTCAGCAGCAAAACCAAAACACTTTATCTTTCCGCGACAAAACAATTTTTTAGCTGGTGTACCACACTACAGTTTTGTCTGGTTCATCCATTCCAAAATATTAAGTTTCCACATAAGAAAAACGTTAAAAAAGATGAAAACCGTCGCTGTCGCTGGAAACAATCAGAAGCTAAAAAACTATTTGATTATCTGATGGGGCGTTTTCGAGCGACAGATCGACCCTTAAAAATTCAGGATTATTGGGTTCCATTGATCTGTCTATATATGGGATTACGGCCTTCTGAAGCGTGCCAACTGAGCAGCAAAAACGTCATCGAAATGAACGGGATCTGGGTTCTTAATGTAGACAAAGCAGACGAAGAATCGACGTTAAAAACTGAAAATGCCTATCGTGTGGTCCCCATCCATCAAGCTTTACTTGACCATGGATTTCTCGAATTTGTAGAACAAGGGAAAAACAGAAAGCAATTATTTGACGATAAACCTTTCGGTCCTGACCACGACTGGTCAAATAATTTAGTTCGTCGATATACCCGACACCTCACTCGTGCAGGTTTCCTTGGGAACCCTAGGCCAACTGTGTATGGTTTCCGTCATACGTTCATTGACGAACTACAGCAAGCTCAGATCCCAGAAAATATCGTTTCGGAACTCGTTGGTCATGCGAAACCAGGTTTTACCTATAGTCATTACGGTAAAAACATCAATGTCCCGTTACTTCAAAGCACAGTGAATACATTTCCATATGACTTTTTAGATTGGAGCAAGTTAGACTCGCATCGATGA
- a CDS encoding nucleotidyltransferase family protein yields MKKVTQNNFEAIQRLTLNWALVSYNLSANTRVHFKSKKTNNQMRPSMMLEQHREQIKQIILKHHVSNPRVFGSVLNGTDTELSDLDILVDPTSITSLFDIGAIRFELKELLQIEVDVLTPNALPDSFRTQVLEQAIPI; encoded by the coding sequence ATGAAAAAAGTAACTCAAAATAACTTCGAGGCCATCCAAAGGCTAACGCTGAATTGGGCATTGGTGAGTTACAATCTTAGTGCCAACACTCGTGTTCACTTTAAAAGCAAGAAAACCAATAATCAAATGAGACCATCAATGATGCTCGAACAACATCGAGAGCAAATAAAACAAATAATTTTAAAACATCACGTATCGAACCCGCGTGTGTTTGGTTCGGTTCTCAATGGTACTGATACTGAATTAAGCGACTTGGACATACTCGTAGATCCAACGTCAATCACATCGCTTTTTGATATTGGAGCGATCCGATTTGAGCTGAAAGAACTGCTTCAGATTGAGGTTGATGTTTTGACGCCTAATGCGCTTCCTGATTCGTTTCGGACTCAGGTATTAGAGCAAGCAATTCCCATTTAA
- a CDS encoding relaxase/mobilization nuclease domain-containing protein, with product MTISKKLKSRSESRGTLVYVYRGEESHPVIGNKGDLLIDNARHIGGQLSSADPFDYGPDSKPYKVNIDELAAELDAQVLKYKGIGSGKNLIQHYIVSLAPGETLSDKKWRKVVKMFMDEMGYGNDTLYTACVHTEKDHEHAHIVACRVRHNGKLVPDQKDYAKAVDAARKIEIAFGLKITANPDETMGVEPTRKEVELDKKNIKKLADDPAVIIRDRMSSVFDAKPKTMTDFVSLLRKQYIKFQIKTNANHEPIGINYSIDGDLWISGSKIKKTRTTWPALQKHEGIEYKPERDNKALGIEYESFDDLLKCVYSENEPEVFDVPETINIPTVLNVPQNGSTDYSVFNINYFARISNGQVNRIQKKDLKLNIYKQKNNEIYYARLKLSIECREHEFDMGTSGDDFAKALIALVLMLLKVLLGIVFLDSDIVADIIPHIENDDLDEHVFKIKCQGNEDLENKINNNLDVYLSKHKTKKPSPLHSIV from the coding sequence ATATGTCTATCGTGGTGAAGAATCACATCCAGTGATAGGGAACAAAGGAGACTTGCTAATTGATAACGCAAGGCATATAGGTGGACAACTGTCTTCTGCCGACCCATTTGATTATGGTCCTGATAGTAAACCATACAAAGTAAATATAGATGAATTGGCCGCTGAACTAGATGCTCAAGTGCTGAAGTATAAAGGCATTGGTTCAGGTAAAAATCTTATTCAGCACTACATTGTAAGCCTTGCTCCAGGTGAAACTTTATCAGACAAAAAATGGCGCAAAGTAGTAAAAATGTTTATGGATGAAATGGGGTATGGTAATGACACACTTTATACAGCTTGCGTTCATACAGAGAAAGATCACGAACATGCCCACATAGTGGCATGTCGTGTTAGACACAACGGAAAACTAGTCCCAGACCAAAAGGATTATGCCAAAGCTGTTGATGCTGCACGTAAGATCGAAATAGCGTTTGGTCTCAAAATCACGGCAAATCCTGATGAAACAATGGGAGTAGAACCGACTCGTAAAGAAGTTGAGCTTGATAAGAAAAATATTAAAAAACTTGCAGATGATCCGGCAGTTATCATTCGTGATCGGATGTCATCAGTATTTGATGCCAAACCAAAGACCATGACTGACTTCGTTAGTCTTCTCAGAAAGCAATACATCAAGTTTCAAATTAAAACGAACGCAAATCATGAGCCAATTGGCATCAACTACAGCATTGACGGAGATCTCTGGATCTCCGGTTCTAAAATAAAAAAAACACGCACTACATGGCCTGCTTTACAAAAACATGAAGGCATTGAGTACAAGCCAGAGCGGGATAATAAAGCTTTAGGCATTGAATATGAATCTTTTGATGATCTACTTAAGTGTGTTTATAGTGAAAATGAACCAGAGGTTTTCGATGTTCCAGAAACTATTAATATACCAACAGTCCTTAATGTACCGCAAAATGGAAGTACTGATTATTCTGTTTTTAATATTAACTATTTTGCTAGGATCTCAAATGGTCAAGTTAATCGAATTCAAAAGAAAGATTTGAAATTAAATATATACAAGCAAAAAAACAATGAAATATATTATGCTCGATTAAAACTATCCATAGAGTGTAGAGAGCATGAATTTGATATGGGGACTAGCGGAGATGACTTTGCGAAAGCATTGATTGCACTAGTGTTAATGCTTCTGAAGGTTTTATTGGGTATTGTATTTTTAGACTCGGATATAGTCGCTGATATTATACCTCATATTGAAAATGATGATTTGGATGAGCATGTATTTAAAATAAAGTGTCAAGGAAATGAAGATCTTGAAAATAAAATAAACAATAATCTCGATGTCTATTTGTCTAAACACAAAACCAAGAAACCTTCTCCCTTGCATTCTATAGTATGA
- a CDS encoding ATP-binding protein, whose product MSIKVGEVISVKGTNIIVELYEESNKETLFYNGEKFNGISIQEFILIRRGFKDIVARVQGEYLDERFKDEENNCYIRKVELVPIGYFQFDEFHEGIKHLPMIRDIAYLMSDTQVKSIFGKPNDDFIVGETLTEEIPVSLPWSRLFNSHIGIFGNTGSGKSNTLTNLYTTLFRNKLDKFKDKSHFIIIDFNGEYTNNQLIPKGDYKNVYNLDTRNDDGDKFPLTNDVFWDEELFGILFKATENTQKPFLKRIVTGRHKFNNDPDSLQNYVKSTIERALTSTAQKKEFVDLIYEIAKLIKSQGLEQKIREMGWHGQQFKLYFPNQQDFLNGGDNDYAYNHHCKPYVDAINIRELSPFSELELRINTQLLSDLVSGYVQFDHIQPLLKRVEASLTALDRVFEVSEKQPERKLLSVVSLRKTNQEIKKVLPLLLAKFYYGAHKQKVINQNPPEQTFHMIIDEAHNILSTQSNRESESWKDYRLELFEEIIKEGRKFGFFLTLSSQRPADISPTIMSQLHNFFIHRLVNDRDLQLLENTISSLDELSRQMIPNLSKGCSVITGTSFEIPMVVQFDEMADGSRPDSDDIDIESLWG is encoded by the coding sequence ATGAGCATAAAAGTTGGAGAAGTGATCTCTGTTAAAGGCACAAATATCATCGTTGAATTATACGAAGAATCCAATAAAGAAACTCTTTTCTACAATGGAGAGAAATTTAACGGTATTTCAATTCAGGAGTTTATACTGATTCGCCGTGGATTCAAAGATATAGTGGCGCGAGTTCAAGGTGAGTATCTGGATGAACGGTTTAAAGATGAAGAGAACAATTGTTATATACGCAAAGTGGAATTAGTACCAATCGGATATTTCCAGTTTGATGAATTCCATGAGGGTATCAAGCATCTACCAATGATCCGTGATATTGCCTATCTAATGAGTGATACACAGGTTAAATCGATTTTTGGAAAGCCTAATGATGATTTCATTGTAGGTGAAACACTCACGGAAGAAATACCTGTATCCTTGCCTTGGTCAAGGCTGTTCAATAGCCATATCGGCATCTTTGGTAATACAGGTAGCGGCAAATCTAATACGTTAACCAACCTATACACCACACTATTTCGAAATAAGTTGGATAAGTTCAAAGATAAAAGTCACTTTATTATTATTGACTTTAACGGTGAGTACACAAATAACCAGCTAATACCGAAAGGTGATTATAAAAATGTATACAATTTAGATACTCGTAATGATGATGGTGATAAATTTCCATTAACTAATGATGTATTCTGGGATGAAGAATTATTTGGCATTTTATTTAAAGCTACTGAAAATACCCAGAAACCATTCTTAAAACGGATTGTTACCGGTCGACATAAGTTCAACAACGATCCTGATAGCTTGCAGAATTACGTTAAGTCAACTATTGAACGCGCTCTTACAAGTACTGCCCAAAAGAAAGAGTTTGTAGATCTTATTTATGAGATTGCCAAGCTTATTAAATCTCAAGGCCTAGAACAAAAAATTAGGGAGATGGGTTGGCATGGGCAACAATTTAAATTGTATTTTCCAAATCAACAAGACTTCTTGAATGGTGGCGATAATGACTATGCGTACAATCATCACTGCAAACCTTACGTAGATGCTATCAACATCAGAGAGTTGTCGCCATTTAGTGAGTTAGAATTGAGAATCAACACTCAACTTCTTTCAGACCTTGTTAGCGGTTATGTTCAGTTTGACCATATTCAACCTCTACTAAAGCGAGTAGAAGCTTCATTAACAGCATTAGATAGAGTATTTGAAGTCAGCGAAAAACAGCCGGAAAGAAAGCTGTTGTCTGTGGTATCCCTTCGAAAAACTAACCAAGAAATTAAGAAGGTATTACCACTTCTATTGGCCAAATTTTATTATGGAGCACACAAACAGAAGGTCATAAACCAGAATCCACCAGAGCAAACGTTCCACATGATAATTGATGAGGCTCATAACATACTGTCAACGCAATCCAATCGCGAAAGTGAGAGTTGGAAAGACTATCGTTTGGAGCTGTTTGAGGAAATTATTAAAGAAGGACGTAAATTCGGTTTCTTCCTGACTTTATCAAGCCAAAGACCAGCAGATATTTCACCTACAATTATGTCTCAGTTACATAATTTCTTTATTCATCGCTTAGTCAATGATCGTGACCTTCAATTACTTGAAAATACAATTAGCTCACTTGATGAACTTTCGCGACAAATGATTCCTAATCTGTCTAAAGGTTGTTCGGTAATTACGGGAACATCGTTCGAAATTCCTATGGTTGTTCAATTCGATGAAATGGCTGATGGTAGTAGACCTGACAGTGATGATATTGATATTGAGTCTCTTTGGGGTTAG
- the tyrR gene encoding transcriptional regulator TyrR, which produces MRLQVTCEDRLGLTRELLAQLEANQIDLRGIELDVAGIIYLHLPDVDFTSLQKLLPDLRRITGVIDVKTVGFMPSEREHHEIQALMKALPDLVFALDIKGRLTQANDAVLNILRLSLKDIQGVQAGSFLKGFAFLQWLTSENPQPETCKLIFAGEEFLADILPIFIPDTLGVSHLAGAVVVLKSARRVGHHFNLLHSYDDSSFEQFCAESQVMHQLLHQARRFAMQDQPLLIMGETGSGKEMLARACHRASLRANGPLLTLNCAALPDDVAEHELFGSAPGAFGPEWPGKKGLLEQASGGAFLLDEVAEMSPLLQSKLLRVLQDGRFHRVGQESEVTVDVRLYCTTRKSLGEQVRKGLFREDLFFRLNVLALEMPALRQRLADIMPLAQQFCSRISDELQRRRPRFSRSMTEFLNSYPWPGNVRQLKNALYQALTLLEGDELTPDMLRLPLMDAHESTAEQWFDGSLPEATKRFEKLMLERLYPLYPSSRQLAQRLGISHTAVANKLREYGLNKTD; this is translated from the coding sequence ATGCGGTTGCAAGTAACGTGTGAAGATCGGCTCGGGCTGACCAGAGAGTTGTTGGCGCAGTTAGAGGCTAATCAGATTGATCTGCGGGGTATTGAACTCGATGTCGCGGGAATTATCTATTTGCATCTGCCGGATGTTGATTTTACGAGTCTGCAAAAATTGCTGCCTGATTTACGTCGCATTACTGGTGTAATAGATGTCAAAACAGTGGGCTTCATGCCTTCAGAGCGTGAACATCACGAGATCCAAGCCTTAATGAAGGCGTTGCCTGATCTGGTTTTTGCTTTAGACATCAAAGGCCGTCTAACACAGGCTAACGATGCGGTGCTGAACATCCTGCGTTTATCGCTGAAAGACATTCAAGGCGTCCAGGCTGGTAGTTTTCTCAAGGGGTTTGCGTTTCTGCAATGGCTGACTTCAGAAAATCCGCAACCAGAAACCTGTAAACTGATTTTCGCTGGCGAAGAGTTTCTGGCAGATATTCTACCGATTTTCATTCCAGATACACTGGGCGTTTCTCATCTGGCTGGGGCGGTTGTCGTACTGAAATCTGCGCGTCGGGTCGGTCATCACTTCAATTTATTGCATAGCTATGATGACAGCAGTTTCGAGCAGTTCTGTGCGGAAAGTCAGGTGATGCACCAGCTATTGCATCAGGCTCGCCGTTTTGCAATGCAGGATCAGCCATTGTTAATCATGGGTGAAACCGGATCAGGAAAGGAGATGTTGGCGCGTGCCTGTCACCGGGCCAGCTTACGGGCCAATGGGCCGCTGCTAACACTGAATTGTGCTGCGTTGCCGGATGATGTGGCAGAGCACGAACTCTTTGGTTCGGCACCCGGTGCATTTGGCCCTGAGTGGCCGGGTAAAAAGGGGTTATTGGAGCAAGCTTCTGGCGGAGCCTTTTTGCTGGATGAAGTTGCCGAGATGTCACCGTTACTGCAAAGTAAATTACTCCGGGTATTGCAAGACGGGCGTTTTCACCGGGTCGGGCAGGAGAGTGAGGTCACCGTCGATGTCCGCCTGTATTGTACAACCCGCAAATCGCTGGGAGAACAGGTGCGCAAAGGGCTCTTCCGCGAAGATCTTTTTTTCCGTCTCAATGTGCTCGCGTTGGAAATGCCGGCATTACGGCAACGACTGGCGGATATCATGCCATTAGCACAGCAATTTTGTAGTCGGATCAGTGATGAACTGCAGCGGCGTCGCCCACGTTTTTCTCGTTCTATGACCGAATTTCTGAACAGTTATCCGTGGCCGGGGAATGTCAGACAACTCAAAAATGCGTTGTATCAGGCGCTAACCTTGCTGGAAGGAGATGAACTTACCCCGGATATGTTGCGGCTACCATTGATGGATGCGCACGAATCAACCGCCGAGCAGTGGTTTGACGGTTCATTGCCCGAAGCCACTAAACGCTTTGAAAAGCTGATGCTGGAACGGCTATATCCGCTCTATCCTTCCAGCCGACAACTGGCGCAACGCTTGGGCATATCTCATACCGCAGTGGCGAATAAGTTGCGGGAATACGGTTTGAATAAAACAGATTAG
- a CDS encoding SIR2 family protein: MATEFNLHQIYDHNLNFLFGAGASVGFLPTLALEIRDDNGKKHTFETLAKHYESNKEMTTMLFMLYYRECIKPGLPTLPPRPPRLPITEQVITEYKRFITTLIQVLNKQKPSAKRANIFTTNYDNCLEIASEELMAARNSQFEINDGSTGFQTRTFHTKNFNNRVVNKGLLDRHDQYLTQINLLHAHGSVHWTKNEKGDIELNYGASNYIFEFNEKETQILDECRNILYNEEKTLTDLDMVFEIFYDLAELRANKFWPAYNKMPIVNPTKWKFHETVFEEAYYQILRHLSYELERPQSILITFGFSFADEHILSLVLRALSNPSLKMYIVCFDSSVKNWMYSTFGQYPNVEYILSEEHELDFKLFNDEYFTVLKSSKPATPKNADENVIQMVRVDGRDL, encoded by the coding sequence GTGGCTACTGAATTCAATTTACATCAAATCTACGACCACAATCTTAACTTTCTTTTTGGTGCAGGCGCATCTGTTGGGTTTCTACCAACGTTAGCATTAGAAATCAGAGATGATAATGGTAAAAAACATACCTTCGAGACGCTAGCGAAGCATTACGAAAGCAATAAAGAAATGACAACGATGCTTTTCATGTTGTATTACCGTGAGTGCATCAAGCCTGGCCTGCCAACTTTACCGCCAAGACCACCTAGACTGCCTATTACAGAGCAGGTTATTACTGAGTACAAGCGGTTTATTACTACTCTGATTCAAGTTTTGAATAAACAGAAACCATCAGCCAAGCGAGCAAACATTTTCACCACCAACTATGATAATTGCCTCGAAATCGCTAGTGAAGAATTAATGGCTGCCAGAAACTCTCAGTTTGAGATAAACGATGGTAGTACAGGTTTTCAAACTCGAACATTCCACACAAAAAACTTTAACAATCGAGTAGTAAATAAAGGGCTGTTAGATCGCCACGATCAATATCTTACTCAAATAAACTTACTACACGCTCATGGTTCAGTTCATTGGACTAAGAATGAAAAAGGTGATATCGAACTTAACTATGGAGCTAGTAATTACATCTTTGAATTTAACGAAAAAGAAACACAGATTTTAGATGAATGCAGAAATATTCTTTACAATGAAGAGAAAACACTCACTGACCTAGATATGGTCTTTGAAATATTTTACGATCTAGCTGAATTGCGAGCGAATAAATTTTGGCCTGCATATAACAAGATGCCAATCGTTAACCCTACAAAGTGGAAGTTTCACGAAACAGTGTTTGAAGAGGCATACTATCAAATTCTTCGACACCTAAGTTATGAACTTGAACGTCCACAATCCATTCTTATCACGTTTGGATTTTCATTTGCTGATGAACATATTCTTAGTCTTGTACTAAGAGCACTGTCAAATCCATCTCTGAAAATGTATATAGTTTGCTTTGATTCATCAGTGAAAAATTGGATGTATTCTACATTTGGTCAATATCCAAATGTGGAATACATCCTCTCAGAAGAGCATGAGTTAGACTTCAAATTATTTAATGATGAATACTTTACTGTTCTTAAGTCAAGTAAACCAGCTACCCCAAAAAATGCAGATGAAAACGTAATTCAGATGGTTAGGGTTGATGGTAGGGATCTATGA
- the umuC gene encoding translesion error-prone DNA polymerase V subunit UmuC — MTCFALVDCNNFYASCEKLFRPDLKHTPVVVLSNNDGCVVARSKEVKQLGIKMGGPFFKLQDEVKQYGIVAFSSNYALYADISNRVMTTLEELSPKMEVYSIDEAFLDLIGVSHCCGLTEFGQQIRQTIYQWVGISVGVGIAPTKTLAKLANHAAKNYPATQGVVDLTNPARQRKLMAITPVEEVWGVGRQLSKHLTAIGIDTALKLADAEPGWIKKQFNIVLERTVRELNGQSCLKLDDVTPLKKQIISSRSFGERITDKHLMEEAIASYAARATEKLRQQKQFARSLTVFIRTNPFSETESYYSNSATYQFPIPTDDTRDMLGHARALLEMIWRQGYRYMKGGVMLADFYDAGVYQPDLFCDFTVRDNCKPLMQVLDKINHSGKGKVWFAGEGITKNWSMKREHLSPAYTTNWKDLPVVK; from the coding sequence ATGACCTGTTTTGCTCTAGTCGATTGCAATAACTTCTACGCTTCCTGCGAGAAGTTATTCCGTCCTGACTTGAAACATACACCCGTTGTAGTTCTATCGAATAACGATGGTTGTGTTGTCGCTCGTTCCAAAGAGGTAAAACAACTTGGCATCAAAATGGGAGGGCCATTTTTCAAGTTGCAGGATGAGGTGAAACAGTATGGCATTGTTGCCTTCTCATCGAATTACGCCCTGTATGCAGATATTTCTAACCGGGTCATGACGACACTGGAAGAGCTGTCACCGAAAATGGAAGTCTATTCGATTGATGAAGCATTTCTTGATTTAATTGGCGTTAGTCATTGCTGTGGCTTAACTGAATTTGGCCAGCAAATTCGTCAAACCATCTATCAGTGGGTTGGCATTTCAGTCGGAGTAGGAATTGCGCCGACCAAAACCTTGGCTAAACTCGCCAATCATGCTGCAAAAAACTATCCCGCAACTCAAGGTGTTGTGGATTTAACCAACCCGGCAAGACAACGTAAACTGATGGCAATTACGCCCGTAGAAGAAGTCTGGGGCGTTGGCCGTCAGCTTAGTAAACATCTAACCGCAATTGGCATTGATACGGCTCTGAAGCTGGCTGATGCAGAGCCAGGCTGGATCAAAAAACAATTTAATATTGTTCTCGAACGAACCGTTCGAGAACTCAATGGCCAATCTTGCCTGAAATTAGACGATGTTACGCCACTCAAAAAACAAATCATCAGCAGCAGGTCCTTCGGTGAACGGATCACTGATAAACATTTAATGGAAGAAGCAATTGCCAGCTATGCCGCTCGGGCAACCGAAAAACTACGTCAGCAAAAACAGTTCGCTCGTTCTCTTACAGTATTCATCCGCACAAATCCATTTTCTGAAACAGAATCGTATTACTCGAATTCAGCAACATACCAATTCCCTATTCCAACAGATGACACTCGCGATATGTTGGGCCATGCGAGAGCACTGCTAGAGATGATTTGGCGGCAAGGATACCGCTACATGAAAGGAGGCGTAATGCTGGCCGACTTCTACGATGCGGGAGTCTACCAACCAGATCTGTTTTGCGATTTCACTGTCCGCGACAACTGCAAACCACTGATGCAGGTGTTGGACAAAATTAACCACAGTGGCAAAGGGAAAGTCTGGTTTGCAGGTGAAGGTATTACAAAGAATTGGTCAATGAAACGAGAGCATTTGTCCCCTGCTTATACGACCAACTGGAAAGATTTACCTGTTGTTAAATAA
- a CDS encoding LexA family protein — translation MSSLQIFKAGNWPPLNIPLFLERVAAGFPSPAQDYVEQRLDLNQLCVKRPAATYFVRVEGLSMINAGIYPDDLLVVDRSITAQSGDIVVASLNGEFTVKTLELTPLRLVPQNDDYQPILITEADDFEIFGVVTNIIRSIKRR, via the coding sequence ATGAGTTCACTGCAAATTTTCAAAGCAGGCAATTGGCCTCCTCTTAACATTCCTCTCTTCCTGGAAAGGGTCGCAGCCGGATTTCCCTCTCCTGCCCAGGATTACGTTGAGCAACGGCTCGATCTAAATCAGCTTTGCGTTAAACGCCCCGCTGCGACTTATTTTGTTCGGGTGGAAGGCTTATCTATGATCAATGCCGGGATTTATCCGGATGACCTGCTGGTAGTTGACCGTTCAATCACTGCACAATCAGGAGATATTGTCGTTGCCAGTCTCAACGGCGAATTCACAGTCAAAACGCTGGAACTCACACCTCTCCGACTAGTACCACAAAATGATGACTATCAGCCCATCTTGATCACCGAGGCCGACGATTTCGAGATCTTCGGTGTTGTCACTAACATCATTCGGTCTATCAAACGCAGATGA